AGATCTTATCTCCATCTCCTCAGCTGTAAGGAGCTACAAAGAGAATCATCCCGATGAGCACATCACACTCCTTTGCGGAGAGAGCTGCGCAGATGCTCTGCGACGTGCCCCCTATATCGACAACCTGATCACTCTTAACGACACGCACCTATACGAAGGCAACATATTCCAAAAATTCATAACTGCTGTTAAAGCTGCGATGAGCATAAGAAACTGCACGAAGTGCTTTATACTTCATAGTGACTTTCGATGGGAGCTTATAGCAGACCTAGCAGGCATACCGAATAAATATTCACTGCATAATAATGATATAAAAAAAAGCAGATATAAAATATACATGGAAGCCTTAAACGGCTCTGAACGTAATGATAGCAAACCTGTATTCCATTCTGAAAGCTTAACTCTGCCTCTTTATAAAGCTCCATATATATGCATCGCACCCGGCGGTGCAAGAAATGTTAAAAGTGACACCCCGTGCCGCAAATGGAGAGGATTTCAGACACTCATAGAGCTGATAAACATCAATATAAACATACATATTGTTTTACTGGGCAGTGCAGATGACTCAACAGGTATCAATAATGAGAAAATTATTGATATGTGCGGCATGACGTCTCTTTCCGATGCATATCATCTCATAAATGCCTCCGCACTATTCATAGGAAACGACTCAGGACTGCTCCACCTTGCAGCGTGCACCGACACGCCAGCCCTAGGCGTATTCACCGCAACATCCCCGGAAGTCGTTTTGCCTGCCGCAAGCAATGTGACCAGCTTACAATCACCCCTGAGATGTTCACCATGCGAACGTCAGGGTAGCTACAAACTTAACTGCGGGCAAGAGTGTACAGGTTCAATACCCCCTGAGGACGTTTTTAAGAAAGTGCTGAAAATACTAGATATGTAACGCAGGGCTGTGGCAGTCTCTGAGCTCGTTAGTTAATCCTGAGATTGCTTCGTCATTACATTCCCAGCAATGACTTATAAGCTCTAAAGCTGTAATTCGCTCATTCATCCACGTATAAATGTGTGGTGTTCTGTCTTCGACCGCATAATCAACAGTTTTTATCTACAAAAAAAGGGGAGCCTAAGCCCCCCTCATAAATATATGAAAATATATTTTAATTATCGTAGTACATGAAAAATTCGTATGGGTGAGGTCTGGAGTTAAGACCGGAAATCTCATCCCTTTTCCACTCAACCCAGCTTGCGATAACATCTTCAGTGAAAACGTCCCCTTTAAGAAGGAAATCGTGATCTTTCTCAAGAGCATTGATAGCCTGCTCAAGAGAAGACGGCATCTGCGGGATAGATGAAAGTTCAATAGGATCAAGATCATAAAGGTTTTTATCCATAGGCTCGCCCGGATCAATTTTGTTTTGTATCCCGTCAAGACCAGCCATCATCATAACAGTAAAAGCTAAGTATGGGTTAGCCATGGGATCCGGAAACCTTACTTCAACACGCTTAGCCTTTGGTGAAGGACTGTACATAGGGATTCTGAGTGAAGCTGATCTGTTTCTTGAAGAGTAAGCAAGAGAAACAGGAGCCTCAAACCCAGGAACAAGTCTTTTATAAGAGTTTGTTGTTGGGTTTGTGAAAGCGGCAATAGTATGTGCATGCTTAATGATACCACCGATGTAGTATAAAGCCATTTCGCTCATACCTGCATATTCTTCACCAGCAAAGAGAGGCTGACCGTCTTTCCAGAGTGACTGGTGCACGTGCATACCGGAACCGTTGTCCTCGAAAAGCGGCTTAGGCATAAAAGTAGCTGATTTGCCATATTTACAGGCTGTATTTTTAACGATGTATTTAAATGTCTGGAGATCATCAGCCATGCTGATCATATCGTTAAATCTCATATCAATCTCACACTGACCGCCGGAAGCAACTTCATGGTGAGAGTTTTCGATATAAAGCCCCTGCTCTTCCATTGTCATAACCATTTCGTTACGAAGGTTAAAAAGGGAATCAAGCGGTGGAACCGGAAAGTATCCTTCTTTAGGTCTGATCTTATAACCGAGGTTATGTCCCTCAGCACCGGTGTTCCAGTTGCCTTCTTCTGTATCGACTACATAGTATGAAGAGTTTTTTGTAGTATCATACTGAATGTTATCAAATATGAAAAATTCAGCTTCAGGACCAAAAAAAGCAGTATCTGCAATACCTGTTGACTGAAGATATTTGATAGCTTTTGCAGCTATATTTCTAGGATCTTTTGTGTAACGCTCTTTGCTGATAGGGTCAAAGATATTACAGATCATATATGCAGTAGGAATCTCAGTATATGGATCCATTTTTATTGTAGCAGGATCAGGGAGCATGATCATGTCAGAGTTATTAATAGCCTGCCATCCTCTGATGGAAGAACCGTCGAAACCAAGACCATCTTCAAATATGTCTTCTGTTATTTCGTGAGCAGGAACTGTTGTGTGCTGCCACTGTCCGAGAAAGTCTGAAAATCTGAAGTCAACGAGCTTTGCGCCCTTTTCTTCGATAAATTTGATTGCTTCTTTAGCTGTCATGTCGCCTCCTAAAAAATAACATTTTTTTTATCGTAAACTTTTAAAGTGCATTTTCTCCGGTTTCACCAGTTCTGATGCGGATAACCTCGTCTATCGGTATGATAAAGATCTTCCCATCGCCTATTCTTCCTGTTTTAGCTGCTTCTGTTATAACTTCCACAGCCTGAGCGACCATCTCGTCAGAAACGACAACTTCGATTTTGATCTTCGGGATAAAGTCGATCACATACTCAGCTCCTCTATAGAGCTCTGTGTGTCCTTTCTGTCTTCCAAATCCTTTAACTTCACTGATAGTTATCCCTCTGATACCTATTTCTGTGAGTTTTTCTTTCACGTCATCCAGTTTGAAAGGTTTAATAACCGCTTCGATCTTTTTCACCTGAACCTCCAAGCATAATGCATTAGAAAATGAGCAATGTTTATGCCAAATAACAAACTCACTGTTTTAAGACATTACAGTAAACCCTACGGTCTAAACTGATTACTTTTTAAACAATACGCGCTTATTTTTTAGGCAAAACTATTTTAACGAGCTCAATTCTCTTTTTTATATCTTCTGTATTTTGTCCCATTTTTTCTTTGGCAAGCTTAATAATGATGAGATCTCTCAGTATATTAAGACTCCAACCGTTAAATCTGTCTATCACAATTGCAGCCTCTGAGAGTTTTTCAGACTTTGCTGGGTCGGTCACAATATAATCAATAGCGGCTCTTCTCATAAGCCTTGTTCTTGTATAATCCGGAAAGTCACTGTCACCGGAAAGACTAACTATCTTTTCTGTATCTGCTTCTGCGGTATAGTAATAAGGCTCCGGCAAAAGACTTTTCTCATAACTTTTACCCAGCAAGAATTTTATTGTTTCCCCTTCCGCAGTGCATGCTCCAAGTGATGCAAACTCTGAAGCTTTCTCAAGGGCAGCAAGATCTTCTCCCGCTTCGTCAAGAACATACCGTCCTATGTATATCCGTGAAAGGTTGCACATAGCATCCATCCTGAGAAACTGCTCTTCAGCATCATGAAACGCTCTTTCGGCTAGCCTCGCCTTACCCGACAGGTAATAATTTACAAAATTATTATATAATTTGTTTCCATATATGAAGTCCGGAGACTGAGCCGGTTTACTCGCACAAGCCCCCAGCAAAACTGCAAATAAAATCATCACCGTTATTTTTTTCATGGCAGTTTCACCTTCTCTCCTGTCTTCTCGCCTGTTCCATCATTAAACGGCCACTTCTCTTCAAGGTTAAGCAATATCCTGTTTGTAGTATTTAGTATTTCAT
This window of the Denitrovibrio acetiphilus DSM 12809 genome carries:
- a CDS encoding glycosyltransferase family 9 protein, producing MQKNTAIIRCGAIGDLISISSAVRSYKENHPDEHITLLCGESCADALRRAPYIDNLITLNDTHLYEGNIFQKFITAVKAAMSIRNCTKCFILHSDFRWELIADLAGIPNKYSLHNNDIKKSRYKIYMEALNGSERNDSKPVFHSESLTLPLYKAPYICIAPGGARNVKSDTPCRKWRGFQTLIELINININIHIVLLGSADDSTGINNEKIIDMCGMTSLSDAYHLINASALFIGNDSGLLHLAACTDTPALGVFTATSPEVVLPAASNVTSLQSPLRCSPCERQGSYKLNCGQECTGSIPPEDVFKKVLKILDM
- the glnA gene encoding type I glutamate--ammonia ligase, encoding MTAKEAIKFIEEKGAKLVDFRFSDFLGQWQHTTVPAHEITEDIFEDGLGFDGSSIRGWQAINNSDMIMLPDPATIKMDPYTEIPTAYMICNIFDPISKERYTKDPRNIAAKAIKYLQSTGIADTAFFGPEAEFFIFDNIQYDTTKNSSYYVVDTEEGNWNTGAEGHNLGYKIRPKEGYFPVPPLDSLFNLRNEMVMTMEEQGLYIENSHHEVASGGQCEIDMRFNDMISMADDLQTFKYIVKNTACKYGKSATFMPKPLFEDNGSGMHVHQSLWKDGQPLFAGEEYAGMSEMALYYIGGIIKHAHTIAAFTNPTTNSYKRLVPGFEAPVSLAYSSRNRSASLRIPMYSPSPKAKRVEVRFPDPMANPYLAFTVMMMAGLDGIQNKIDPGEPMDKNLYDLDPIELSSIPQMPSSLEQAINALEKDHDFLLKGDVFTEDVIASWVEWKRDEISGLNSRPHPYEFFMYYDN
- a CDS encoding P-II family nitrogen regulator, with product MKKIEAVIKPFKLDDVKEKLTEIGIRGITISEVKGFGRQKGHTELYRGAEYVIDFIPKIKIEVVVSDEMVAQAVEVITEAAKTGRIGDGKIFIIPIDEVIRIRTGETGENAL